The following coding sequences lie in one Aspergillus puulaauensis MK2 DNA, chromosome 3, nearly complete sequence genomic window:
- a CDS encoding zinc metalloproteinase family protein (COG:S;~EggNog:ENOG410PHFV;~InterPro:IPR021917,IPR036404,IPR001229;~PFAM:PF12044), with product MPLFKNLRSRSRSSFRSTSRSTEKSNGAQSNGDVTSGKSSSTIDSVSYSSVTPPSSIKPAASAQNLSLNGSNGTSNGTNPPLAVPQQRPPPVTTPSQRNSYFGGSSASINGAARSPAPSSPYAPRIISITENAWVHQKVLLIYGQVGDPRQHPLDGSITVNHHQDNFPPVSWPVNSSHFKALVHLVPGPNRLRLDFVSTKSSSGNLHHATHTSWININYLPLSNSPPLHLVMLLGKDSDGTYDTAPEKTNREGDNLETAIRKYRMAAYLWQAFTGEQMFRNKLGRRCFRFEEEWQTGSLSQRDAANGQMRNEAKIHIVRTDKTVAELRDLQLAQQYGPATRKDELFRIAQEAVKSHFDLRSGQKQYVSVLLLDSHWDTESQTVTGHAALGSSSGDLKMAMFGSHCLQSYPSSLEEVIDAFSDCTRTNTNYVANDCGEAGSSWESANIGIGAHLHEVGHLFGCPHQESGIMLRDYVRLNRSFVTREPFSTRTKTQGLHPCLPQDECSWHRLDALRFRFHPCFRLPNDAPMSLDDSVQVWPVENGKILLTATTGVAFIELYSEGDEVCRNFIEYINTESTSNGLPKQVTVTESELRQRVFGTDKEKKKQIKMTIFSVKLPKGVGHRGCKLGLSQLPESQPEQLLLDCAFQYTKLLTSIRIYHDGRVHGLEFMYEDATSQLFGKQEGKSDDFVLDTRRGEILLGFYVRAGHWIDAIEVLTSLGRKSGVFGNATGGSGYNLIPPLGYKIAGLSGSCGDWVDGFSLIIMH from the exons ATGCCCCTGTTCAAAAATCTACGCAGTcgctccagatccagcttcCGAAGTACATCGCGGTCAACAGAAAAGTCCAATGGAGCCCAGTCCAATGGCGACGTGACCTCTGGAAAGTCCTCCTCAACTATTGATTCGGTATCCTACAGCTCGGTCACTCCACCATCTTCTATCAAACCCGCCGCCTCTGCCCAGAATCTGTCATTGAATGGCTCCAATGGCACCTCCAACGGCACGAACCCTCCGCTTGCTGTACCTCAGCAGCGCCCACCTCCTGTGACGACCCCGTCCCAACGCAATAGCTACTTT GGTGGTAGCTCAGCATCGATCAACGGTGCCGCCCGGTCACCGGCCCCATCCTCCCCCTACGCTCCTAGAATCATTTCTATTACCGAAAATGCCTGG GTTCACCAAAAGGTCCTTTTAATATATGGCCAAGTTGGAGACCCAAGACAGCACCCGCTGGACGGAAGCATAACCGTTAATCATCACCAAGATAACTTTCCCCCAGTTTCCTGGCCTGTCAATTCATCTCATTTCAAGGCCCTTGTGCATCTCGTTCCTGGCCCGAATCGCCTACGCCTCGACTTCGTCTCTACCAAGTCATCGTCTGGCAACTTACACCATGCCACTCATACCTCTtggattaatataaattacCTCCCGTTATCTAATTCGCCGCCTCTGCATCTGGTTATGCTTCTGGGGAAAGATTCCGATGGCACATATGACACGGCACCGGAGAAGACGAACCGTGAGGGCGACAACTTGGAAACTGCGATTCGAAAATACCGAATGGCTGCGTACCTTTGGCAAGCATTCACTGGAGAACAAATGTTCCGTAATAAATTGGGGCGTCGATGCTTTCGTTTCGAGGAAGAATGGCAGACCGGCAGTCTCAGTCAACGTGATGCGGCAAATGGTCAAATGCGAAACGAGGCAAAGATTCATATCGTTCGTACCGACAAAACGGTCGCGGAGCTTCGGGACCTACAACTTGCCCAACAGTATGGTCCAGCCACTAGGAAGGATGAACTATTCCGTATCGCACAAGAGGCTGTGAAGAGCCATTTCGACCTAAGATCGGGACAAAAACAGTATGTCTCTGTCTTGCTCCTCGATTCTCATTGGGACACAGAGTCACAAACTGTAACCGGCCATGCGGCCTTGGGTTCCAGCAGTGGAGACTTGAAGATGGCAATGTTTGGGTCCCACTGCCTTCAAAGTTATCCGTCGAGTCTAGAAGAGGTAATAGATGCTTTCTCCGACTGTACCCGGACGAATACAAACTATGTCGCCAACGATTGTGGCGAGGCTGGCTCTAGCTGGGAATCCGCTAACATAGGCATCGGGGCTCATCTCCACGAAGTCGGCCATCTTTTTGGCTGTCCGCATCAGGAGTCGGGGATTATGCTCAGAGACTACGTTCGCCTCAACCGCTCCTTCGTGACCCGGGAACCCTTCTCCACGCGGACAAAGACACAAGGTCTGCATCCGTGCCTGCCCCAGGATGAATGCTCCTGGCATCGATTGGACGCTTTGCGTTTCCGGTTTCACCCGTGCTTCCGGCTTCCTAATGATGCCCCTATGAGCCTGGACGACAGCGTTCAGGTCTGGCCAGTTGAGAATGGCAAGATCTTGCTGACCGCTACCACTGGAGTTGCGTTCATTGAGCTGTACTCGGAGGGGGACGAGGTGTGCCGCAATTTCATTGAGTACATCAACACCGAATCGACTAGTAACGGGCTCCCAAAACAAGTCACCGTGACTGAGAGCGAGCTGCGGCAACGAGTTTTCGGcaccgacaaggagaagaagaagcaaattAAAATGACAATATTTTCTG TGAAGCTGCCGAAGGGCGTTGGCCACCGAGGCTGCAAGCTTGGATTATCACAGCTGCCCGAAAGTCAACCGgaacagctcctcctggACTGTGCTTTCCAGTATACCAAGCTGTTGACATCTATCAGAATTTATCACGATGGCAGAGTGCATGGACTTGAATTCATGTATGAGGATGCAACAAGTCAGTTGTTCGGGAAACAGGAAGGGAAATCTGACGATTTTGTGCTGG ACACACGTCGTGGAGAAATACTTCTAGGCTTCTATGTCCGAGCTGGACACTGGATCGATGCTATCGAGGTTTTGACTAGCTTAGGTCGAAAATCTGGCGTTTTCGGTAACGCCACCGGGGGCTCAGG ATATAACCTGATACCTCCCCTGGGCTATAAAATCGCGGGCCTTTCGGGAAGCTGCGGAGATTGGGTCGATGGCTTCTCCCTCATAATCATGCACTGA
- a CDS encoding uncharacterized protein (COG:S;~EggNog:ENOG410PMUJ) encodes MVLSNPEKTIRKIDIAQVSLNLQDRLGLAKVKYQNGRLPSRHNGGLHISLGSSDKPSDSSSDVSNSHCETPLTSPLRASSYSKELPRSSRNRHAATFNSRVMQPMLSASRKRLRSDSVADRPAKVSRVSWKSSYQLPESSPGFRRHGSRQNLPHIAETAPIPELSSPGYHAQSDDDNDPDLPVHSFQVSSVVGSSPPRTPPPKHASLSRNDRNLRHEDGADLLLYLANSPTPARVANKPQPQEFPPSTPPSQHAALPSLTPTPGGGVFPNFGTPNQQFNFADFVNVTPSPAQPAWGGRTPGGLGRTPLASKDVRRRSNLDNLLPPGMGSPRVREKGRGSVLQLGGELRP; translated from the exons ATGGTCCTGTCAAACCCCGAGAAGACGATCCGCAAAATTGACATCGCTCAG GTGTCCCTCAACCTCCAAGACCGTCTCGGCCTTGCCAAAGTCAAGTACCAGAATGGccgtcttccttctcgccaCAACGGGGGACTGCACATCTCCCTAGGAAGCAGTGACAAACCCTCCGATTCCTCTTCCGATGTCTCCAACAGCCACTGCGAGACACCTTTGACTTCGCCGCTGCGAGCCTCGTCCTATTCAAAGGAGCTTCCCCGGTCTTCCAGAAACAGACATGCCGCAACCTTCAACTCGCGGGTGATGCAGCCCATGCTCTCTGCCAGCCGAAAACGCCTCCGATCCGACTCGGTTGCGGACCGTCCCGCAAAGGTTTCTCGGGTGTCGTGGAAGAGTTCATACCAATTGCCGGAGTCGTCCCCTGGCTTCCGCCGTCATGGCAGCCGACAAAACCTCCCACACATCGCGGAAACCGCTCCCATTCCGGAGCTTTCTTCGCCAGGATACCATGCGCAGtcggatgatgataatgaccCAGATCTTCCTGTGCACAGCTTCCAAGTCAGCTCGGTTGTGGGCTCCTCGCCTCCTCGAACCCCTCCGCCGAAGCATGCCTCACTATCACGGAACGACCGCAACCTACGCCACGAGGATGGAGCAGACCTACTCTTGTACCTAGCCAACTCTCCAACCCCGGCCAGAGTTGCAAACAAGCCCCAACCGCAGGAATTTCCTCCCTCGACTCCCCCTAGCCAACATGCTGCCCTTCCATCCTTGACTCCGACTCCAGGTGGAGGAGTGTTTCCCAATTTCGGCACCCCCAATCAGCAGTTCAATTTTGCGGACTTTGTCAACGTCACTCCGAGCCCCGCTCAGCCTGCTTGGGGTGGCCGGACTCCAGGCGGCCTCGGACGAACACCTCTAGCAAGCAAAGATGTTCGAAGACGGTCCAACCTCGACAACCTTTTGCCGCCGGGGATGGGTAGTCCTAGGGTACGCGAGAAAGGACGGGGTTCCGTCTTGCAATTGGGTGGCGAGCTACGGCCTTAA
- a CDS encoding polysaccharide lyase family 1 protein (CAZy:PL1;~COG:G;~EggNog:ENOG410PKQN;~InterPro:IPR012334,IPR002022,IPR011050;~PFAM:PF00544,PF13229;~SECRETED:SignalP(1-20)) codes for MAILRSLIAATALLGAAANAQVVGTPFGFGSGTTGGGDASPAAPADTAELKEWLSDDQARVILIDKEFNFLGDECTDCECCVPDSNTCGESGQNAIEVGIGWCDDYESTTCTYDNAGLDGLDVGPNKSIVGVGDSGVIRGKGLRIHGTENVIVQNIHITELNPQYIWGGDGISLDGCDKVWIDHVKISLVGRQMIVTGYETSGSVTISNNDLDGATDWSASCDGHHYWTVLALGENDKVTFANNYIHTTSGRAPKVGAPSFWHVFNNYWSDNTGHAFDVGESGTNVFIEGNVFEDVKSAYNDEGTGSIFAVDSSSESTCSSTLGRTCIANQLTGSESTAVADESVLSAFPADEEGEITLLAVDEVASYVQANAGVGKLSSSGNVTPGSSSVAASPSTSAPASTSTPVAWPTPTARSIRLAQPARQGIAVNSNSEKPSGRSTHRDQRKRFHNRH; via the exons ATGGCCATCCTCCGCTCTTTGATTGCTGCAACCGCTCTTCTTGGAGCCGCAGCGAACGCCCAAGTTGTGGGCACACCATTCGGTTTTGGGTCAGGCACcactggtggtggtgatgcaTCTCCTGCCGCCCCGGCAGACACAGCAGAGCTCAAAGAGTGGCTCTCCGATGACCAAGCCCGTGTCATTCTCATTGACAAGGAGTTCAACTTCCTTGGTGATGAGTGCACTGACTGCGAGTGCTGCGTTCCCGACTCCAACACCTGCGGTGAGTCGGGCCAGAATGCCATTGAAGTCGGCATCGGCTGGTGTGATGATTACGAATCCACCACCTGCACGTACGACAATGCCGGCCTGGACGGCCTTGACGTAGGCCCTAACAAGtccattgttggtgttggcgatTCCGGTGTAATCCGTGGTAAGGGTCTGCGCATCCACGGCACGGAGAACGTCATTGTCCAGAACATCCACATCACCGAGCTCAACCCTCAGTACATCTGGGGAGGTGATGGTATCTCCCTCGACGGCTGCGACAAGGTCTGGATCGACCACGTTAAGATCTCTCTGGTCGGTCGTCAGATGATTGTCACTGGATATGAAACTA GTGGAAGCgtcaccatctccaacaacgaCCTCGACGGTGCCACTGACTGGTCTGCCTCCTGCGACGGACACCACTACTGGACCGT CCTCGCCCTCGGCGAAAACGACAAAGTCACCTTCGCCAATAACTACATCCACACAACCTCCGGCCGTGCCCCCAAGGTCGGCGCCCCCAGCTTCTGGCACGTCTTCAACAACTACTGGTCCGACAATACCGGCCATGCCTTCGACGTTGGAGAATCCGGCACAAACGTCTTCATCGAGGGCAACGTCTTCGAAGACGTCAAATCCGCCTACAACGACGAGGGCACCGGCTCTATCTTCGCCGTCGACTCCAGCTCAGAATCTACCTGCTCGTCTACCCTCGGCCGCACCTGCATCGCTAACCAGCTCACTGGCTCCGAATCCACTGCCGTCGCGGACGAGAGCGTCCTGTCTGCCTTCCCAGctgacgaggagggcgagattACCCTCCTCGCTGTGGATGAGGTCGCTTCTTATGTCCAAGCCAACGCCGGTGTCGGTAAGCTCTCGTCTAGCGGTAATGTCACCCctggaagcagcagcgtcgcTGCCAGTCCTAGCACCAGCGCACCCGCGTCGACTAGCACGCCCGTCGCGTGGCCGACTCCTACTGCTCGTTCTATCCGCCTTGCTCAGCCTGCGCGTCAGGGCATCGCTGTTAACTCCAACTCTGAGAAGCCAAGCGGCCGCTCGACACACCGCGATCAGAGGAAGCGGTTTCACAACCGTCATTAA
- a CDS encoding grainyhead-like protein (COG:K;~EggNog:ENOG410PJAG;~InterPro:IPR007604;~PFAM:PF04516): MFRNRRNSQKPNEELIQRFQKNFSDVVSPSSSMNAATALGGNPQFPTGHHVPSSKFSMETDMKIDPSFQAPHPQDAHFMAPMVDSNSVQFIDPLNQHHGYYTPNSGNLSAGYHSPAGDLHTPGMGLSMITPLSLSQQGHIPTNSAGIPLDPFSQQFISPQYQNPQHFASQVSFAPNEFVPGDMGDMGDMGFEAVDEGLDEVSINDVDMQGISRSHMTQAMRGPEQQELQPPGENFRYNVTLRAPTAMINHQNEIPVTYLNKGQAYTLSVIDTAPPQSNSQPARYRTFVRVSFQDDEQRAKPSACWQLWKEGRGTSEAHHRGGKLQAVEFVEPAQGNLDDQKNRQIQLESSSFDGFCVTWTANQTSKASDSAISVRFNFLSTDFSHSKGVKGIPVRLCAKTELVDGDSTRDSTRESEVCYCKVKLFRDHGAERKLSNDVAHVKKTIEKLRQQIQQNEMGAGTFGKRKRGSNVVSFKGSDQRPTKMFKHKRTLSISSQDGNGKTSVADDLHEKLALLQDMFSSTRPVSALGLRGDEQDDPDLYPVQLPENREFAKKEFPGGRQFSLDKNALQDVSPTTSHMSINSPLNPPNSMQASLFSESQFSRQSSETPDNKGFLKHPVKVQRLSSGNGGTPTGYIEAVDIDPTYRPPAERQPRPIACFYVRFPKNDQPQDVYYRAVYLTERTVRDLMEKISVKQRIDPQRIMRVLLVKENGLRIMVDDDVVRELPDGQDMVAEISEASTFDAADTPSPVEVKLRY; encoded by the exons ATGTTCCGTAACAG GCGCAACTCGCAGAAGCCCAACGAGGAGTTGATCCAGCGGTTTCAGAAAAATTTCTCTGATGTCGTCTCTCCGTCGTCCAGTATGAACGCTGCCACGGCGCTGGGTGGAAATCCTCAGTTTCCTACGGGCCATCATGTACCCTCCTCGAA attttCCATGGAAACGGACATGAAAATTGATCCCTCGTTTCAGGCCCCTCACCCACAAGATGCACACTTCATGGCTCCTATGGTCGATTCGAACTCCGTCCAATTCATCGACCCTCTCAACCAGCACCATGGCTATTATACACCAAATTCCGGAAACCTCAGTGCTGGGTACCACAGTCCGGCCGGTGACCTCCATACGCCTGGAATGGGATTGAGCATGATCACTCCTCTTTCGCTCTCCCAGCAGGGCCATATTCCGACCAACAGTGCAGGAATACCCCTTGATCCGTTCAGCCAGCAATTTATCTCCCCCCAGTATCAGAACCCGCAACATTTCGCGTCGCAGGTATCGTTCGCACCTAATGAATTTGTCCCCGGTGATATGGGCGATATGGGCGATATGGGTTTTGAGGCGGTAGATGAAGGCCTGGACGAAGTGTCTATAAATGACGTGGATATGCAGGGGATCTCACGCTCACATATGACCCAAGCGATGCGTGGTCCCGAACAACAGGAGCTGCAACCTCCGGGTGAAAA TTTCCGGTACAATGTTACACTTCGAGCACCAACAGCGATGATTAACCATCAGAATGAGATTCCCGTCACGTACCTCAACAAAGGTCAAGCTTACACCCTGTCCGTTATCGATACCGCACCGCCACAATCAAActcccagccagccagataTAGAACATTTGTCCGCGTTTCGTTCCAAGATGACGAACAAAGAGCGAAACCCTCGGCTTGCTGGCAGCTCTGGAAGGAGGGACGTGGGACAAGCGAAGCTCACCACAGGGGAGGAAAGTTGCAGGCCGTTGAGTTTGTGGAACCAGCCCAAGGAAACCTTGACGACCAAAAGAATAGGCAGATTCAGCTTGAGAGTTCATCGTTCGACGGGTTCTGCGTTACATGGACCGCGAATCAAACCTCAAAAGCATCGGACTCCGCCATCTCTGTTCGATTTAACTTTTTGTCGACCGATTTCAGTCATTCCAAGGGCGTCAAGGGTATCCCTGTTCGATTATGTGCGAAGACAGAATTGGTTGATGGGGATTCTACCCGAGATTCTACTAGAGAGTCGGAAGTGTGCTATTGCAAAGTGAAGCTTTTCCGTGACCATGGAGCCGAACGGAAGCTGTCCAACGATGTTGCACACGTCAAGAAGACCATCGAAAAACTACGCCAGCAGATCCAACAAAATGAGATGGGCGCAGGAACTTTCGGTAAACGAAAGCGTGGCAGCAACGTAGTCTCTTTCAAGGGTTCAGACCAGCGTCCCACGAAGATGTTCAAGCACAAGCGCACGCTTTCCATCAGTTCGCAGGATGGCAACGGTAAAACGAGCGTTGCCGATGACTTGCATGAAAAGCTTGCATTACTGCAGGATATGTTCTCTTCGACCAGGCCTGTTAGCGCCCTCGGCCTTCGAGGCGACGAACAGGATGACCCGGACTTGTATCCTGTACAGCTCCCGGAAAACCGCGAATTCGCTAAGAAGGAATTCCCCGGTGGCCGCCAGTTCAGCCTTGACAAGAACGCCTTACAAGACGTTTCACCAACCACCAGTCATATGTCGATCAACTCACCCTTGAACCCTCCCAACTCCATGCAGGCGAGTTTATTCAGTGAATCCCAGTTCTCGCGGCAATCATCTGAAACCCCCGACAACAAAGGATTTCTAAAGCACCCCGTTAAAGTCCAAAGGCTATCTTCTGGAAATGGCGGCACACCCACGGGTTATATTGAAGCTGTGGATATCGATCCCACTTATAGACCGCCAGCAGAACGGCAACCTAGGCCGA TTGCGTGCTTCTATGTTCGATTCCCGAAGAATGATCAGCCCCAGGACGTTTATTATCGAGCTGTCTATCTTACCGAGCGCACAGTCCGTGACCTGATGGAAAAGATCTCAGTGAAGCAACGGATAGACCCCCAGCGTATCATGCGTGTGCTTCTCGTCAAAGAGAACGGACTCAGAATCATGGTCGACGATGATGTGGTCCGCGAACTTCCTGACGGGCAAGACATGGTGGCTGAGATTTCGGAGGCATCGACATTCGATGCTGCGGATACGCCCTCCCCAGTCGAAGTTAAGCTGAGATACTAA
- a CDS encoding uncharacterized protein (SECRETED:SignalP(1-20)), whose protein sequence is MAYKLSVLLLVCLLVITSYANVKFAHFDAVLDEDDSEGHLNYYDVDKARAMDDHGYFARAEPATVTVTKTVCGPGASEAPGDSPIISLPETTLVTDTPAPSPAPTFDQPPASSGTDSAPPSVKPTSTEAPTSPPEGHTTALQTSLPSSADESEAPTATSATPSSTTTPIVNAGYTEGGMSTLVLALTLTFIRLLGF, encoded by the exons ATGGCGTACAAGCTTTCCGTCTTGCTTCTTGTCTGCTTGCTGGTCATCACTAGCTATGCAAATG TAAAATTTGCACACTTTGACGCTgtcctggatgaggatgactcGGAGGGACACTTGA ACTATTACGATGTCGACAAGGCCCGTGCGATGGATGACCATGGTTATTTTGCCCGCGCCG AGCCAGCTACTGTCACTGTCACTAAAACTGTTTGTGGACCTGGGGCCTCTGAGGCACCCGGAGACTCGCCCATCATCTCACTTCCGGAGACGACTCTTGTGACGGACACCCCTGCACCATCGCCTGCTCCCACATTTGACCAGCCTCCAGCCTCTTCGGGAACTGACAGTGCTCCTCCGTCTGTCAAGCCTACTTCGACTGAAGCCCCCACCAGCCCCCCAGAAGGGCATACAACCGCGCTCCAGACTAGCCTGCCTAGCTCTGCCGACGAGAGTGAAGCACCAACTGCGACTTCTGCGACTCCGAGCTCTACTACTACACCGATTGTCAACGCTGGATACACTGAGGGAGGAATGAGCACTCTAGTTCTTGCATTGACCCTGACCTTCATTCGTCTCCTGGGGTTCTAG